CGGTTCTGTGCCAAGGACGATATTATCAAGGCCGCTTAGATTTTCGGCCAGTGTGAAATGCTGATGAACCATGCCGATCCCGGCATCAAGAGCCGCCTGCGGTGCGCCGGGTTCAAGCGGGGCAAGGATACCATCCGCACCCGCGACCATCACGGTCCCCGTATCCGCAACATAATGACCAAACAGAATGTTCATCAGGGTGGTTTTGCCCGCACCGTTTTCGCCAAGAAGTGCAACGATTTCGCCCTTGTGCACATCAAGGTCGATGGCGTCATTGGCGATCAGCGGGCCGAATTTCTTGGTGATTGCAGCCAGTTGCAGCAGCAATTGTGGGGACGTTTCCAAAGATGGGGTGGCAGCAGATGACATCCGGCTGATCCGTTAATTTTTATGTGTCACGCCTTGGGCCATATTGGCGTATCGAGTGCATGTCGGGATCGCCCCGAAAAACGAAAGGCAGTCCGATGTTTAAACCGGACTGCCTGCAAAGTGGAAGAAATCTTACATGGAAGATTTCGGTTCTTCGTCATTCACCTTGACGGTAAAGCTGCCATCCAGAATTTCTGCCTGTTTGGCGTCAACTTCGGCAACAGCACCTTCGGGCAGAAGGGCGCTATCAAGAACGACGGTGCCGCCGCCCGGTTTCATGTAGCTGAGTTTGCCGTAATCTTCGGCCTTGAATTCACCAGCTTTGACCGCTGCAATCGCATGATCCACCGTCGGCTCCATGTGCCAAAGGGCCGAACCCAGAATGGTGCCCGGATAGTCTGCCGCGGTATCGATCACGTTGCCAACAGCCAGAACGCCGCGTTCCTTCGCGGCATCCGAAACGCCAAAGCGTTCGGCATACATGACATCCGCACCCTTATCGATCATCGCAAAGGCGGCTTCTTTGGCTTTGGGCGGATCGTACCAGCTGTTGATGAAGGTCACGGTAAATTCGACATCCGGATTGACCGATTTGGCACCTTCCATGAAGGCATTCATCAGGCGGTTGACTTCCGGAATGGCAAAACCGCCAACCATGCCGATTTTGTTCGATTTGGTCGCCTTGCCGGCTGCCATGCCAACAAGATAGCTTGGTTCATGGATATAGTTGTCAAAGACCGAGAAATTGTCGCCTTCGGGGCCGAAGCTTGAGCCCATCAGAAACGCGGTTTCGGGATAATCGGCGGCAACCTTGCGGGCCGCGCGTTCAACACCGAAAACTTCGCCCAGAATAAGGGCCGAGCCATTTTCGGCATATTCACGCATCACGCGTTCATAGTCGGTATTGGCGACGTTTTCGGAAAATTCATAGGTGATGTCGCCGCGTTCCTGAGCGGCATTCAGCGCCTTGTGGATACGCGAAACCCACTGCTGTTCGACCGGAACGGTGTAAATCGCCGAAACCTTGATCGGGTCGGCTGCCATTGCCGGTACGCCAAGGCCAAAAGATACCACCGCGGCTGCTGCGGCCATGGCCGATAGCATTGCGCGACGGGAAAGACGGAAAGTGTCAGACTTCATGATGTCCCCCTGCAGGTTATTGCCAATCTTGAAAATTCTATTTTTCTGCGTATTTGATATGCAGATTGTATACATGATCATAAGAAGGGCAAATGCAGAGTTGTCCAAACGGTCAAATTACCGTTTTCGGCTAAATTGCTGTAACGCAATTCACATCAGGATGTATTGAACTACGTGAATATACGGATGCGCGCGTTAGCTATCTGCGAATTCACATTTGAATTCTTGCCGCACATACCCGGTCAGACCAGAACGAAGTCAAGGAGTCCGATGAAGATATGCGGGGTTTTTGACCGCTACTGTCCGGGATGAAAATCTTCCTGTTTTTGGGCCGAACCGGTTAAGATTGTCTAAACGGCTGAAATTACTTTGAAACTGTGGCGACTCCTTGGAAATTTTCGGAGTCTATTAACTTTTTGCGGTGATGCTTTCCTCAAGAAATATGGGGGAACCTGGAACGCATCATGACAAAGAAAACATCCTTACCGCTTGATCAGGTTATGGTCGGGGACTGCATCGAACTGATGAATAGCCTGCCGGAAAAGTCGGTCGATCTGATTTTCGCCGATCCGCCCTATAACCTGCAGCTGGGTGGTGATCTGCTGCGCCCTAATAATTCCAAGGTCGACGCGGTTGACGATCATTGGGACCAGTTTGACAGTTTCCGTCACTATGACGAGTTCACCCGTGACTGGCTGACCGCCGCGCGCCGTGTCCTTAAGGATACCGGTGCGATCTGGGTGATCGGTTCGTATCACAACATTTATCGCGTCGGCACGGTGATGCAGGATATCGGTTACTGGATCCTGAACGACATCGTGTGGCGCAAAACCAACCCGATGCCGAATTTCCGTGGCAAACGTTTCTGCAATGCGCATGAAACCCTGCTGTGGTGTTCGAAAAATGCCGAGCAGAAAGCGATCACGTTCAATTACGAAGCGATGAAGCAGCTCAACGAAGGATTGCAGATGCGGTCCGACTGGTTGCTGCCGATCTGTTCCGGGTCCGAGCGCCTGAAGAATGAAAAGGGTAAAAAGGTCCATCCGACCCAGAAACCCGAAGCATTGTTGCAGCGTGTTCTGCTGGCGACGACCCGTCAGGGCGACGTTGTACTTGATCCGTTCTTTGGTACCGGCACCACCGGTGCGGCAGCGCGCCGCCTTGGCCGTCACTTCATCGGGCTTGAGCGCGAGGAAGAATATGCAAAGGCCGCCAAGGAAC
The Thalassospira xiamenensis M-5 = DSM 17429 DNA segment above includes these coding regions:
- a CDS encoding BMP family protein, producing MKSDTFRLSRRAMLSAMAAAAAVVSFGLGVPAMAADPIKVSAIYTVPVEQQWVSRIHKALNAAQERGDITYEFSENVANTDYERVMREYAENGSALILGEVFGVERAARKVAADYPETAFLMGSSFGPEGDNFSVFDNYIHEPSYLVGMAAGKATKSNKIGMVGGFAIPEVNRLMNAFMEGAKSVNPDVEFTVTFINSWYDPPKAKEAAFAMIDKGADVMYAERFGVSDAAKERGVLAVGNVIDTAADYPGTILGSALWHMEPTVDHAIAAVKAGEFKAEDYGKLSYMKPGGGTVVLDSALLPEGAVAEVDAKQAEILDGSFTVKVNDEEPKSSM
- a CDS encoding site-specific DNA-methyltransferase, which produces MTKKTSLPLDQVMVGDCIELMNSLPEKSVDLIFADPPYNLQLGGDLLRPNNSKVDAVDDHWDQFDSFRHYDEFTRDWLTAARRVLKDTGAIWVIGSYHNIYRVGTVMQDIGYWILNDIVWRKTNPMPNFRGKRFCNAHETLLWCSKNAEQKAITFNYEAMKQLNEGLQMRSDWLLPICSGSERLKNEKGKKVHPTQKPEALLQRVLLATTRQGDVVLDPFFGTGTTGAAARRLGRHFIGLEREEEYAKAAKERIAKVQMLDGESLEMTESKRSLPRIPFGAVIERGLLAPGDKIYDNRGNVAALVRADGSISHKDNAGSIHQIGAHVQGAQACNGWTYWHYKCDGRLVVIDNLRSQLRKEMGQVSA